GTCTGCACGACATCCGGATCCAGCTCGCCGAGCCAGCGGATCAGCGTCGCGAACTTGCGCGGACCGGGCACGCCGCGACGCATGCCGAGAATGCGCACGTCGGCGCCCGCGTCGCGAATGCGCGCCGCCAGCGTGTCTTCGGACGAAAGCGAGATCACCGTATGCCGAACGCCGGTTCCGCGCGATGCGCGTATCAGCCGGTAGAGCAGCATCTCCGCGCCGTCGGCCGGCAGCGCCGTGATGATATGGACGATTTTCACGGCGCGATGTGCAGCGACGAAGGCGCGCGTTCCGGCGCGGGCGCGAGCGTGCGGTACACGCCGATGGTCTTGTCGAGCACGATGGCTTCGTCGAATTCGCGCAAGGCTTTATCGCGAGCGGCAAGACCCAGCCGGCGCGCGAGCGCGCGATCGTCGTCGAGCAGACGAATGGCATTGGCGAGCGCGGTCGCATCGCGCACCGGCACCACGAGTCCGTCCTCGCCGTTGCGACTGACGACTTCGCGGCAGCCGGGCGCGTCTGTCGTGATGAGCGGCAGCGCGCACGCCGCCGCCTCGATCAGCGATTTCGGCAGACCTTCGCGATAGCTCGGCAGCACCATCACGTCCGTTTGCGCGAGCAGAGCGGGCATGTCGCTCACGTGACCGCGCCATTCCACGAGACCTTCGGCCACCCAGCCTTCGATGGTCGACCGTTCGATGGACGCCGGATTGCCCGCGTCCGGCATGCCCGCGAGCACGAAGCGGATGGTGCGATGCTCGCGCTTGAGCGCGCGCGCCGCTTCGACGAATTCCGCGATGCCCTTGTCCCACAGCATGCGCGCGGCGAGCAGCACGCGCAGCGGCTCGGAGGAGAGCGGCGCGTCGTCGGGCGGCGCCTTGAAGCGCGAACAGTTGACCCCCGAGCCTTTGATGAGATGAATCGCTTTCTCATCGACGAGGCGCGCGGTCTTGAACATCGTCACATCGTCGGGATTTTGCAGAATGAGCGCGCAGTCGTCGCCATCGAGCGCCACGCGCAGCACGCGTCGAACGAGCGGGCGCAGTAGCCGCGCCTTAAGATCGCGGCTCGTGAAAACGTAGCCGAGCCCCGCCACCGAATTCACCCGCGCGGGCACGCCGGCCAGCTTCGCGCCGAGCGATCCGTACACCGCGCTCTTGATCGTGAAACCGTGCACGAGCGCCGCGTCCTCTTCGCGAAAGAGGCGGGCGAGCCACAAGACCAACGCCAGTTCGCGCAACGGATTCAGACTGCGGCGAATCATCGGCACGGCGCGCCAGCGAAAGCCGAGCTCGCACAGCTTCGGCCCGTATTCGCCCGGCGGCGAGATCAGCACGACTTCGTGACCCATATCGCGTAACCGGTAGGCCAGCGACAGGCGGAAGTTGTACAGATACCAGTCTGTATTCGCAAACAGGATGACTTTGTTCATGGCCTCGTCCCATGCAGCGTAGTTGTGCCCCGACGATTGCGGACGTTCGCGCTCTGCGGCGCGTGGATGCCGGCTGCCCGCACACCGACGCGCTCGAACAGCGCGTCCCAAAGCCTCAAAATCGCGTCGACCGAATAACGCTCGCGCATCGATTGCGCGCCTTTGCGTCCGAGTTCAGCGCGCAGTCTCTCGTCGCCGAGCAGACGGGCCAGCGCGTCGGCGAGCGCGTCGCGGTCGTTCGGCGGCACGAGCAACGCGTCTTCGCCGTTGCGCGTGATGTCGCGCGGGCCGCTCTTGCAATCGACGGCCACGGCGGGCACGCCGAGCGCCATGCTTTCGGCGAGCGCGAGCCCGAATCCTTCGAAGCGCGACGACATGGCGAATGCCTGCGCGCGCCGCATCTCTGCCCACGGATCGCTCGTCACGCCGGGCAGCGAAATGCGTTCGCCGAGTCCGTGGCCGTCGATCTTCGCCTGTAGCGATGCCCGCTCGGCGCCTTCGCCCCAAATGGTCAGGTCCCACAGCGGGAAGCGCGACGCAATCGACGCGAACGCATCGATCAGTAGGCCGTAATGCTTCTGCGGATGAAGCCGCCCGAACGAAGCGAGGCGCATGCGTCCGTTCTCAGCGGCGTTCGCGCGCGGTTCCGATTCGCGGAACAGTTCGGGCGGCAGCGGGTTCGGCATGACCGCGATGTGGCGCACGCCGGGCACCATCGCACGAAAGGGCTCCACGACGTTCTCGGTCAGGACCGTTACGGCGTCCGCGTGCGGATAGGCAAGGCGAGTGGCGAGCCGCCAGAATCGCGAGCGGCCGTCGACGGACGGATCGTTGTGCTCGCACACGATGAGCGGCACGCGTTGCTTAAGCGACGCGAGAATGCCCGCGACGTTGACGTTATATAGAAAGCACACGACGACATCCGGCCGGCTTTCGGCGATGACCGCGCGAAGCGCGCGCTGGCGCTCCAAATATCCGAGCGCGCCTCCGCGCGGCTGCTTCACGCGGTCGGCCAGCCGCACGAAGCGCACCTTGTCCGACAGCGCATAGAAGCAGGGCGTGCTTCGACGATACGTCGCGACCAGCGTGACGGTGTCGCCTCGCTCGCTCCACGCATTGACGAGCGTGGCCGCGACGCGTTCGGCGCCGCCGCTTCCCATCGAGCTCACGAGCAGCGTGATGTTCATGCGACCAGATCTCCCGTGGGACGCGCGGGCGGCACGCGCCTCGCGACGATCATCGACAGGCAGAACACCGACGCG
This sequence is a window from Caballeronia sp. M1242. Protein-coding genes within it:
- a CDS encoding glycosyltransferase family 4 protein, with amino-acid sequence MNITLLVSSMGSGGAERVAATLVNAWSERGDTVTLVATYRRSTPCFYALSDKVRFVRLADRVKQPRGGALGYLERQRALRAVIAESRPDVVVCFLYNVNVAGILASLKQRVPLIVCEHNDPSVDGRSRFWRLATRLAYPHADAVTVLTENVVEPFRAMVPGVRHIAVMPNPLPPELFRESEPRANAAENGRMRLASFGRLHPQKHYGLLIDAFASIASRFPLWDLTIWGEGAERASLQAKIDGHGLGERISLPGVTSDPWAEMRRAQAFAMSSRFEGFGLALAESMALGVPAVAVDCKSGPRDITRNGEDALLVPPNDRDALADALARLLGDERLRAELGRKGAQSMRERYSVDAILRLWDALFERVGVRAAGIHAPQSANVRNRRGTTTLHGTRP
- a CDS encoding glycosyltransferase family 4 protein → MNKVILFANTDWYLYNFRLSLAYRLRDMGHEVVLISPPGEYGPKLCELGFRWRAVPMIRRSLNPLRELALVLWLARLFREEDAALVHGFTIKSAVYGSLGAKLAGVPARVNSVAGLGYVFTSRDLKARLLRPLVRRVLRVALDGDDCALILQNPDDVTMFKTARLVDEKAIHLIKGSGVNCSRFKAPPDDAPLSSEPLRVLLAARMLWDKGIAEFVEAARALKREHRTIRFVLAGMPDAGNPASIERSTIEGWVAEGLVEWRGHVSDMPALLAQTDVMVLPSYREGLPKSLIEAAACALPLITTDAPGCREVVSRNGEDGLVVPVRDATALANAIRLLDDDRALARRLGLAARDKALREFDEAIVLDKTIGVYRTLAPAPERAPSSLHIAP